The following proteins come from a genomic window of Hymenobacter canadensis:
- a CDS encoding heavy-metal-associated domain-containing protein: MPTLQFKTSINCANCLRAVTPFLDAEPTVEKWSVDTNNPAKILTVEGANVIPEQVMKAVSQAGFDIEPAAA; this comes from the coding sequence ATGCCCACCCTCCAGTTCAAAACCAGCATCAACTGCGCCAACTGCCTGCGCGCCGTCACACCTTTCCTCGACGCCGAGCCTACGGTAGAAAAGTGGAGCGTGGACACGAACAACCCCGCCAAAATCCTGACCGTGGAAGGCGCAAATGTTATTCCCGAGCAGGTGATGAAAGCCGTGTCGCAAGCCGGGTTTGATATTGAGCCGGCAGCCGCTTAG
- a CDS encoding AIR synthase-related protein, whose amino-acid sequence MSQTSNDTNLKATAGYSIEEGNAASKNAYHWAQKTFSTRAGKPGEPAQDLAGGFSNEIRFGAERLGIGSDGIGTKIEVAERLDRYDTLGYDLIAMVADDLIVAGFVPTNLSNIIDVNTLNYEVVDELMRGLHDAAQFSQIAVTGGEIAELGNRIGGYPGAKMNFNWCSTAVGVLHPSLERPLSGANVRASQAVVALHSPSFRSNGYSLARRALTKTFGEKWHEAPFGESRSKNEEVGTDGTSADNQQLTTDNSKTWGEVMLAPSLIYSPGVAAVLDAGLPLHAAAHITGGGIADNFKRVLKNGVGAVLDNLFAPLPAMQQLAELAGISPTEAYLYWNMGNGMLLVTDEAQAEAVAETLRAHGYQAQVAGRITPETDVVLHVGAGELRYEA is encoded by the coding sequence ATGAGCCAGACTTCCAACGATACCAACCTCAAAGCCACTGCCGGCTACTCCATCGAAGAAGGCAACGCAGCTTCCAAAAACGCCTACCACTGGGCCCAGAAAACTTTCAGCACCCGTGCAGGCAAGCCTGGCGAGCCGGCCCAGGACCTGGCCGGCGGCTTCTCCAACGAAATCCGCTTCGGGGCCGAGCGGCTGGGTATCGGCTCCGACGGCATCGGGACCAAGATTGAGGTGGCCGAGCGCCTGGACCGCTACGACACGCTGGGCTACGACCTGATTGCCATGGTGGCCGACGACCTCATCGTGGCGGGCTTCGTGCCCACCAACCTCTCCAACATCATCGACGTGAACACCCTCAACTACGAGGTGGTGGACGAACTCATGCGCGGCCTGCACGACGCGGCCCAGTTCAGCCAGATTGCCGTGACCGGGGGCGAAATTGCCGAGCTGGGCAACCGCATCGGCGGCTACCCCGGCGCCAAAATGAACTTCAACTGGTGCTCGACGGCCGTGGGCGTGCTGCACCCCAGCCTGGAGCGCCCCCTGAGCGGGGCTAACGTGCGCGCCAGCCAGGCCGTGGTGGCGTTGCACTCGCCCTCGTTCCGCTCCAACGGCTACTCCCTGGCCCGTCGCGCCCTCACCAAAACCTTCGGCGAAAAGTGGCACGAGGCCCCTTTCGGGGAATCAAGAAGTAAGAATGAGGAAGTAGGAACTGACGGCACCAGTGCTGACAACCAGCAACTGACAACTGACAACTCCAAAACCTGGGGCGAGGTGATGCTGGCGCCTTCGCTCATTTACTCGCCCGGCGTGGCGGCGGTGCTCGATGCCGGCCTGCCCCTGCACGCGGCCGCGCACATCACCGGCGGTGGCATTGCCGATAACTTCAAGCGTGTGCTCAAAAACGGGGTGGGCGCTGTGCTGGATAACCTGTTTGCGCCCCTGCCCGCCATGCAGCAGCTGGCTGAGCTGGCTGGCATCAGCCCCACGGAAGCCTACCTCTACTGGAATATGGGCAACGGCATGCTCCTCGTCACCGACGAGGCTCAGGCCGAAGCAGTAGCCGAAACTCTGCGCGCCCACGGCTACCAGGCCCAGGTGGCCGGCCGCATTACCCCGGAAACCGATGTTGTGCTGCACGTAGGAGCCGGCGAGCTGCGCTACGAAGCGTAG
- the purF gene encoding amidophosphoribosyltransferase produces the protein MFGLTALQHRGQDAAGIATFDENFHLCKGNGLISDVFRPKQLKKLKGNIGIGHARYTTQGSNDAELAQPFTTSYPFGLSMVHNGNVINFRSAAKRLHEKYHVLPKTSNDLELIMYTFASELRLKNLDALSVVDIFDAVETTQELVKGAYATITIIAGHGLLAFNDPLGIRPLVLGRRETERGPVYAFASESTCFDYLGFEFVENVGPGQAVFIDKDFKVHHKNQQEQPKSFCVFEHIYFAREDSTIHGRLVARERVRLGKMLARKVIESGIQPDMVIDVPSSGYFSASGLAEAIGVPYRRAMVKNNHMGRSFIVSSQAGREDIVKKKLNPIREFVEGKKIAVVDDSIVRGTTSRRIVRILREAGAAEVYFISSAPPIIAPCIYGIDMAMSTDLIAANYTEDEICQYIGADKVIYQSIEDLQELFSEDKGHGGSCFACFTGNYPTGDVTKYLRHIQEERQSHRSNKKGPDVIPSVSAKAPEPTEH, from the coding sequence GTGTTCGGCCTCACCGCGCTCCAGCACCGCGGCCAGGACGCGGCTGGTATTGCCACCTTCGACGAGAACTTCCACCTCTGCAAGGGCAACGGCCTCATCTCCGACGTGTTCCGGCCCAAGCAACTCAAGAAGCTGAAAGGCAACATCGGTATCGGGCACGCGCGCTACACCACGCAGGGCTCCAATGATGCCGAGCTGGCCCAGCCGTTCACTACCAGCTACCCGTTTGGGCTCTCGATGGTGCATAACGGCAACGTCATCAACTTCCGTTCAGCCGCCAAGCGCCTGCATGAGAAGTACCACGTGCTGCCCAAAACCAGCAACGACCTGGAGCTCATCATGTACACCTTCGCCTCGGAGCTGCGCCTGAAAAACCTCGATGCGCTGTCGGTAGTGGATATTTTCGATGCTGTGGAGACGACGCAGGAGCTGGTGAAGGGCGCCTACGCCACCATCACCATCATTGCCGGCCATGGCCTGCTGGCCTTCAACGACCCGCTGGGCATCCGGCCGCTGGTGCTGGGCCGCCGCGAAACGGAGCGCGGCCCGGTATACGCCTTCGCCTCGGAAAGCACCTGCTTTGATTATCTGGGGTTTGAATTTGTGGAGAATGTAGGCCCTGGCCAAGCGGTGTTCATCGACAAGGATTTCAAGGTGCATCACAAAAACCAGCAGGAGCAGCCCAAAAGCTTCTGCGTGTTCGAGCACATCTACTTTGCCCGCGAAGACTCGACCATCCACGGCCGGCTGGTGGCGCGGGAGCGGGTACGGCTGGGCAAGATGCTGGCCAGGAAGGTTATCGAATCAGGCATTCAGCCCGATATGGTGATTGACGTGCCGTCATCGGGCTACTTCTCGGCCTCCGGCTTGGCCGAAGCCATTGGCGTGCCCTACCGCCGGGCCATGGTGAAGAACAACCACATGGGCCGTTCCTTCATCGTGAGCAGCCAGGCCGGCCGCGAGGACATCGTCAAGAAAAAGCTCAACCCCATTCGGGAGTTCGTGGAAGGCAAGAAGATTGCCGTGGTGGACGACAGTATCGTGCGCGGCACCACGTCGCGGCGCATCGTGCGTATTCTGCGCGAGGCCGGAGCGGCCGAGGTGTACTTCATCAGCAGCGCCCCGCCCATTATTGCGCCCTGCATCTACGGCATCGATATGGCCATGAGCACCGACCTGATTGCGGCCAACTACACCGAAGATGAAATCTGCCAGTACATCGGGGCCGATAAGGTGATTTACCAGTCGATTGAGGATTTGCAGGAGTTGTTTTCGGAGGATAAGGGCCACGGCGGCAGCTGCTTCGCCTGCTTCACCGGTAACTATCCGACCGGCGACGTGACCAAGTACCTGCGCCACATCCAGGAGGAGCGCCAAAGTCACCGCTCCAACAAAAAAGGCCCCGACGTTATTCCTTCCGTCAGCGCCAAAGCCCCCGAGCCGACCGAGCATTAA
- the purN gene encoding phosphoribosylglycinamide formyltransferase: MPATGNHSTRKARLAILLSGRGSNMVALVTAVQQGVLQELAEVAVVFSNKPDAPGLETAAALGCPTANLSSQGRKRAEFDADVVEALQQYQPDYVVLAGYMRILSPTFIRAFAGRILNIHPADTHQHQGLHAYEWAFENHLHETKITVHLVDEGLDTGPILAQHAVDLRGADTLAEVERRGLAVEHRVYAETLAELIKKERHAELAEASRVASSE, encoded by the coding sequence TTGCCGGCAACTGGTAACCATAGCACCCGTAAAGCGCGCCTGGCCATTTTGCTGTCGGGCCGGGGCTCCAATATGGTGGCCCTGGTAACCGCCGTGCAGCAGGGCGTGCTGCAGGAGCTGGCCGAGGTGGCCGTGGTGTTCAGCAACAAGCCCGACGCGCCCGGCCTGGAAACAGCCGCCGCCCTGGGCTGCCCCACGGCCAACCTCAGCAGCCAGGGCCGCAAGCGGGCCGAGTTTGATGCCGACGTGGTGGAAGCGCTGCAACAGTATCAGCCCGATTACGTGGTGCTGGCTGGCTACATGCGGATTCTGTCGCCCACGTTCATCCGGGCGTTTGCGGGCCGCATCCTCAACATTCACCCCGCCGACACCCACCAGCACCAGGGCCTGCACGCCTATGAGTGGGCCTTCGAAAACCACCTGCACGAGACTAAAATCACGGTGCATCTGGTAGATGAAGGCCTCGATACCGGACCTATTCTGGCCCAGCATGCTGTTGACTTACGCGGGGCCGACACCTTGGCCGAAGTAGAGCGCCGCGGCCTGGCCGTTGAGCACCGCGTGTACGCCGAAACGCTTGCGGAACTCATCAAAAAAGAACGTCATGCTGAGCTTGCCGAAGCATCTCGCGTGGCGTCGTCTGAATAG
- the purD gene encoding phosphoribosylamine--glycine ligase — MAWKLTRDGATVHVLPGNAGIPNSHPHISATDFPAIQAFCQEHGVKLIVVGPEAPLAAGVTDFFQGSDIRVFGPGRAGATLESSKVWSKDFMRRHGVATALSWQFRSDKMDEARAKATELNGDVVVKFDGLAAGKGVYVCSSVEEAHAALDDLARLHSGWFSFLLEEKLTGPEISIIGITDGNRIRLLAPSQDHKQLLAGDKGPNTGGMGAYCPVPFADDNVLAAIRTDIVDPTLRGLQNEQFDFNGFLYFGIMLTPQGPKLLEYNTRLGDPEAEVLLPALESSLLELIEATLDGKLQQTVVRQRRGYYVGVVLASGGYPAASFPTGFPITGLDQLHPSILAFHGATKRTETGELVTNGGRVLVLVGHGEELEDAVAHVYREVERVNFQDAYIRTDIGQRPEPTLAGNW; from the coding sequence ATGGCGTGGAAGCTGACCCGCGACGGTGCTACCGTGCACGTGCTGCCCGGCAACGCCGGCATTCCGAACAGCCACCCCCACATCAGCGCCACCGACTTCCCGGCTATTCAGGCCTTCTGCCAGGAACACGGCGTGAAGCTGATTGTGGTGGGCCCCGAAGCCCCGCTGGCGGCAGGCGTAACCGACTTTTTCCAAGGCTCCGATATCCGGGTATTCGGGCCGGGCCGGGCGGGGGCAACGCTGGAAAGCTCCAAGGTGTGGAGCAAGGATTTCATGCGCCGCCACGGCGTGGCTACGGCCCTTTCGTGGCAGTTCCGCAGTGACAAGATGGACGAGGCCCGCGCCAAAGCCACCGAACTGAACGGCGACGTGGTGGTGAAGTTCGATGGTCTGGCGGCCGGCAAGGGCGTGTACGTGTGCTCTTCGGTGGAAGAAGCCCACGCCGCCCTCGACGATTTGGCCCGCCTGCACAGCGGGTGGTTCAGCTTCCTGCTCGAAGAAAAGCTCACCGGCCCCGAAATCAGCATCATCGGCATCACCGACGGCAACCGCATTCGGTTGCTGGCGCCTTCCCAAGACCACAAGCAGCTGCTGGCCGGCGACAAGGGCCCCAATACCGGCGGCATGGGCGCATACTGCCCCGTCCCGTTTGCCGACGACAACGTGCTGGCTGCCATCCGCACCGACATCGTGGACCCCACGCTGCGCGGGCTGCAGAACGAACAGTTCGACTTCAACGGCTTCCTGTATTTCGGCATCATGCTCACGCCCCAGGGCCCCAAGCTGCTGGAATACAACACCCGCCTTGGCGACCCCGAAGCCGAGGTGCTGCTGCCCGCCCTGGAAAGCAGCCTGCTGGAATTGATTGAAGCCACACTCGACGGCAAGCTGCAGCAAACCGTAGTGCGCCAGCGGCGCGGCTACTACGTGGGCGTGGTGCTGGCCTCGGGTGGCTACCCCGCCGCCAGCTTCCCCACCGGCTTCCCCATCACCGGCCTCGACCAGCTGCATCCCAGCATCCTCGCCTTCCACGGCGCCACTAAGCGCACCGAAACCGGCGAGCTGGTGACCAACGGCGGACGGGTGCTGGTGCTGGTCGGCCACGGCGAGGAGCTGGAAGATGCGGTGGCCCACGTGTACCGCGAAGTAGAACGAGTTAACTTCCAGGATGCCTACATCCGCACTGACATCGGCCAGCGGCCGGAACCGACCCTTGCCGGCAACTGGTAA
- a CDS encoding DUF6985 domain-containing protein, translating into MNNWKQTVRFDETEGLMADVPLDFVPSKPLVRLMFDLSGQVQTLTPEMAAAAEAVLQQLPGLNQSVAEAAFEHFQMMRQMCGDIYNEEDELLTAADATELQALYQLQTIYFPEEPEIGRFGLSFVCQWEIEHGFGLQFRNWNIVEVGGEAEAFSFYD; encoded by the coding sequence ATGAATAACTGGAAACAAACGGTACGCTTCGATGAAACAGAAGGACTGATGGCCGACGTGCCGCTGGACTTCGTGCCGTCGAAACCCTTGGTCAGGTTGATGTTCGACCTGTCGGGGCAGGTGCAGACGCTCACGCCGGAAATGGCCGCGGCGGCTGAAGCCGTGCTGCAGCAGTTGCCCGGCTTGAACCAGTCGGTAGCAGAGGCCGCCTTCGAACATTTCCAGATGATGCGCCAGATGTGCGGCGACATCTACAATGAAGAGGACGAACTGCTGACGGCTGCCGATGCCACGGAGCTGCAGGCGCTATACCAACTGCAAACCATCTACTTTCCCGAAGAGCCGGAAATCGGTCGGTTTGGGCTGAGCTTCGTCTGCCAGTGGGAAATAGAGCACGGCTTTGGGCTGCAGTTTCGTAATTGGAACATCGTAGAGGTAGGGGGTGAGGCGGAAGCTTTTTCCTTCTACGACTGA
- a CDS encoding phosphoribosylaminoimidazolesuccinocarboxamide synthase produces MNTLNHFDTPQLELLHRGKVRDSYRAPSGERLIVVTDRLSAFDSVLETPVAHKGAVLNGLAAFWFDKTRHIIPNHVISLPDPNVTLAQEAEPIRVEMVVRHYLTGSMWRGYQQGQRSFSGVAVPDGLTKHQQFPEPIVTPTTKEESDREITPENLVSEGWVTAELYEQMRVKALELFNFASQWMAERGIILVDTKYEFGLRNGELILIDEIHTPDSSRFWSAEDYAGNPETAEQMDKEYVRQWLIANKEDGQYPRALTPEVSAEATRRYLDIYERITGAPLPIISSDDDVQARLVGNLVRAGIMKDA; encoded by the coding sequence ATGAACACCCTCAACCACTTCGATACCCCCCAGCTCGAACTTTTGCACCGTGGCAAAGTCCGTGATTCGTACCGCGCCCCTTCCGGCGAGCGGCTGATTGTGGTTACTGACCGGTTGTCGGCGTTTGACTCGGTGCTGGAAACGCCCGTGGCCCACAAAGGCGCGGTGCTGAATGGGCTGGCGGCTTTCTGGTTCGACAAAACCCGGCACATCATCCCCAATCACGTCATCAGCCTGCCCGACCCCAACGTGACGCTGGCTCAGGAAGCCGAGCCGATTCGGGTGGAAATGGTGGTGCGCCACTACCTCACGGGCTCCATGTGGCGCGGTTACCAGCAGGGGCAGCGCAGCTTTTCGGGCGTAGCGGTGCCCGATGGCCTGACCAAGCACCAGCAGTTTCCCGAGCCCATCGTGACGCCCACCACCAAGGAAGAATCGGACCGCGAGATTACGCCGGAAAACCTCGTGTCGGAAGGCTGGGTGACGGCCGAGCTGTATGAGCAGATGCGGGTGAAGGCGCTGGAGCTTTTCAACTTCGCCTCGCAGTGGATGGCCGAGCGCGGCATCATTCTGGTGGACACTAAGTATGAGTTTGGGCTGCGGAACGGGGAGCTGATCCTGATTGACGAAATCCACACGCCAGATTCGTCGCGCTTCTGGAGCGCCGAGGACTACGCCGGGAATCCGGAAACAGCCGAGCAGATGGACAAGGAGTACGTGCGCCAGTGGCTGATTGCCAACAAGGAGGATGGCCAGTACCCTCGCGCCCTCACGCCCGAAGTATCCGCCGAAGCCACCCGCCGCTACCTCGATATCTACGAGCGTATCACGGGCGCGCCGCTGCCCATCATTTCCTCCGACGACGATGTGCAGGCCCGCCTGGTGGGCAACCTGGTGCGCGCCGGTATCATGAAAGACGCCTAA
- a CDS encoding phosphoribosylformylglycinamidine synthase subunit PurQ — MEQTPQLPDQHTPPRPQHDDPGHEIVNREGQIVLPGFKSVDPGHESAEPLKSKEEQSTDNQQLATDNSKVQALILTGFGINCEEEFAAAYRLVGAQATIVHLNQVLHGHVSIHDYDILNFPGGFSFGDDLGSGVVLANKLRYRRNAEGRTLLDDINEFIANGKYVMGICNGFQVLVKLGLLPDLSGTVTPEVTLTHNASGRYEDRWVKLKANPKANTPFLRGLDTLEVPVRHGEGRLIIQDAATRAAIEDRGLNCLTYTDSNGAPTEVYPFNPNGADLNCAGLTDTTGRVFGLMPHPEAFLSLYNHPDWARRKRQNPDLSEEGDGLKLFRNIVEHVQSQRRAPAVQPAAHQFSS; from the coding sequence ATGGAACAGACCCCCCAACTGCCGGACCAGCACACGCCCCCGCGCCCCCAGCACGACGACCCCGGCCACGAAATCGTGAACCGCGAAGGCCAGATTGTGCTGCCCGGCTTCAAGAGCGTTGACCCCGGCCACGAATCCGCCGAACCCCTGAAAAGCAAGGAAGAACAGTCAACTGACAACCAACAACTGGCAACTGACAACTCAAAAGTGCAGGCTCTGATCCTGACGGGTTTTGGTATCAACTGCGAAGAGGAATTTGCCGCCGCCTACCGGCTGGTAGGTGCGCAAGCCACCATCGTGCACCTCAACCAGGTGTTGCACGGCCACGTGAGCATCCACGACTACGACATCCTGAACTTCCCTGGCGGCTTCTCTTTCGGCGATGATTTGGGCTCGGGTGTGGTGCTGGCCAACAAGCTGCGCTACCGCCGCAACGCCGAGGGCCGCACGCTGCTCGACGATATCAACGAGTTTATTGCCAACGGTAAGTACGTGATGGGCATCTGCAACGGCTTCCAGGTGCTGGTGAAGCTGGGTTTGCTGCCCGACCTGAGCGGCACCGTAACGCCCGAAGTGACCCTGACGCACAACGCCTCGGGCCGCTACGAGGACCGTTGGGTGAAGCTCAAAGCTAACCCCAAGGCCAACACGCCCTTCCTGCGGGGCCTCGACACGCTGGAAGTGCCCGTGCGCCACGGCGAAGGCCGCCTCATCATTCAGGACGCTGCCACGCGGGCCGCTATTGAGGACCGCGGCCTAAACTGCCTCACCTACACCGACTCCAACGGCGCGCCCACCGAGGTTTACCCCTTCAACCCCAACGGCGCCGACCTGAACTGCGCGGGACTCACCGACACCACCGGCCGTGTGTTCGGCCTGATGCCGCACCCAGAGGCGTTTTTGTCGCTGTACAATCACCCGGATTGGGCCCGCCGCAAGCGGCAGAACCCTGATCTGAGTGAGGAGGGCGACGGGTTGAAGCTGTTCCGGAACATTGTAGAGCATGTGCAAAGCCAGCGCCGTGCCCCCGCAGTGCAGCCAGCAGCCCACCAGTTTTCATCCTAA
- a CDS encoding phosphoribosylformylglycinamidine synthase subunit PurL has product MEASQRTIQLLLKPGQHDGEGQRVAEAAHRHLGLRTGRVQSTALYTVRYPLTDQQLRDFATHCLQDPVLHDVAFDEFRHDSLYKSYILVAKLPGVTDDEGISAQNALGDFLNEPLDTHTQHIFSKRLYFLEEALPESSLRQLAQDLLGNKMINRFETGPITDIRDYTPRPGGGAESVTETVQLVGLTDEELLKLSKDNLYALNLEEMRAVRDHYTSIREGRQAAGLPQDPTDCELEIIAQTWSEHCKHKEFSALIKYKDADTGEEFEVDSLFKTYIKDATSEVDRQLRANGNDWLIKVFSDNAGAVRINPESLFVWKVETHNSPSAIDPYGGAITGILGNNRDPLATGIGGARLLFNTNVLCFGNPEFDGTLLSNQLHPRRIFEGVRKGIEDGGNKSGVPTVNGSIVFDDRYAGKPLVYCGTGAVMPMQLAGLDSWEKNIDAQDRIIMAGGRVGKDGIHGATFSSIELDETSPATAVQIGSPITQKLAMDFLILATRRGLIKCSTDNGAGGLSSSIGELATISGGAVVELEKVPLKYPGLRPWEIFVSESQERFSLAVEPAKLDELLALGREMEVELTDIGYFTADGSLDVRFDGESVARLDMEFLHNGVPRKVLEAEWSKPTAHEPELAAATDYTDVLGRLLGSLNICSRESVIRQYDHEVKGRTIIKPLMGATGQAPQDAAVVRFNFESWEGVAVSNGILPRFGDLDAYHMSAGAFDEAVRQIVAVGGKLPNLSYGDGNFWSVNDNFCVPDSVYDATTNPDGKHKLAKLVRMCQALRDATAAYCIPLTSGKDSMKNDFKADGVKISVPPTVLYSMTAKLDDVRHTITSDFKQADDVVYLLGETYDELGGSEFYQLFGELGANVPKVRFEQAKALYILMGDANDQNLIQSCHDLSDGGLAVALAEATFGYGFGAEVELPEGLPVHVQLFSESHSRFVATVAPEDVVAFEQHFGGRATRLGRVTPDGQLTVRQAGKTIISASTAALRHEWTNGPVNRIIGFGHHEAAL; this is encoded by the coding sequence TTGGAAGCTAGCCAAAGAACCATTCAGCTGCTGCTCAAGCCCGGCCAACACGACGGCGAGGGCCAGCGCGTAGCCGAAGCTGCCCACCGCCACCTGGGCCTGCGCACCGGCCGTGTGCAAAGCACCGCCCTCTACACGGTGCGCTACCCCCTGACCGACCAGCAGCTGCGCGACTTCGCCACCCACTGCCTCCAGGACCCGGTGCTGCACGACGTGGCCTTCGACGAGTTCCGCCACGACTCACTATATAAGAGCTATATTCTCGTTGCCAAGCTGCCCGGTGTCACCGACGACGAAGGCATCTCGGCCCAGAACGCCCTCGGCGACTTCCTCAACGAGCCGCTCGACACCCACACCCAGCACATCTTCTCGAAACGGCTCTACTTCCTCGAAGAAGCCCTGCCCGAGAGTAGTCTGCGCCAGCTCGCGCAGGATCTGCTGGGCAACAAGATGATTAACCGCTTCGAAACCGGCCCCATCACCGATATCCGCGACTACACGCCGCGGCCCGGTGGCGGGGCCGAATCCGTTACGGAGACGGTACAGCTGGTGGGCCTCACGGACGAGGAACTGCTGAAGCTGTCGAAGGATAACCTCTACGCCCTGAATCTGGAGGAAATGCGCGCCGTGCGCGACCATTATACCAGCATCCGGGAAGGGCGCCAGGCCGCCGGCCTGCCCCAGGACCCCACCGACTGCGAGCTGGAAATCATTGCCCAGACGTGGTCGGAGCACTGTAAGCATAAGGAGTTTTCGGCCCTGATTAAGTACAAGGATGCCGACACGGGCGAGGAGTTCGAAGTGGATTCCCTGTTCAAAACCTACATCAAAGACGCTACTTCGGAGGTAGACCGCCAGCTGCGCGCCAACGGCAACGACTGGCTGATTAAGGTGTTTAGCGACAACGCCGGGGCTGTGCGCATCAACCCCGAGTCGCTGTTCGTGTGGAAAGTCGAAACCCACAACTCGCCCTCGGCCATTGATCCGTACGGCGGGGCCATTACGGGCATTCTGGGCAACAACCGCGACCCGCTGGCGACTGGTATCGGGGGCGCGCGGCTGCTGTTCAACACCAACGTGCTGTGCTTCGGCAACCCCGAGTTTGATGGTACGCTGCTGAGCAACCAGTTGCACCCGCGTCGCATTTTTGAGGGCGTGCGCAAGGGTATTGAGGACGGCGGCAACAAGTCGGGCGTGCCCACCGTGAACGGCAGCATCGTGTTCGATGACCGCTACGCCGGCAAGCCGCTGGTGTATTGCGGCACCGGTGCCGTGATGCCCATGCAGCTGGCCGGCCTCGATTCGTGGGAAAAGAACATCGACGCTCAGGACCGCATCATCATGGCCGGCGGCCGGGTGGGCAAGGACGGTATCCACGGCGCGACCTTCTCTTCTATTGAATTAGACGAAACCTCGCCCGCTACGGCCGTGCAGATTGGCTCGCCCATCACCCAGAAGCTGGCCATGGACTTCCTGATCTTGGCCACACGCCGCGGCCTCATCAAGTGCAGCACCGACAACGGCGCGGGCGGCCTCTCTTCGAGCATCGGCGAGCTGGCCACCATTAGCGGCGGGGCCGTGGTGGAGCTGGAAAAGGTGCCGTTGAAATATCCTGGTCTGCGGCCCTGGGAAATCTTCGTTTCGGAGTCGCAGGAGCGGTTTTCGCTGGCTGTAGAGCCCGCCAAGCTGGATGAGCTGCTGGCCCTGGGCCGGGAGATGGAAGTGGAGCTGACCGACATCGGCTACTTCACCGCCGATGGCAGCCTCGACGTGCGCTTTGATGGCGAATCTGTGGCCCGCCTCGATATGGAATTCCTGCACAATGGCGTACCGCGCAAAGTGCTGGAAGCCGAGTGGAGTAAGCCCACAGCGCATGAGCCCGAGCTGGCGGCTGCCACTGACTACACCGACGTACTGGGCCGTCTGCTGGGCAGCCTCAATATCTGCTCCCGCGAGTCGGTGATTCGGCAGTACGACCACGAGGTGAAGGGCCGCACGATTATCAAGCCCCTGATGGGCGCTACCGGCCAAGCTCCGCAGGATGCGGCCGTAGTGCGCTTCAACTTCGAGAGTTGGGAAGGCGTGGCCGTGAGCAACGGTATTCTGCCCCGCTTCGGTGATTTGGACGCCTACCACATGTCGGCCGGCGCGTTTGACGAGGCTGTGCGCCAGATCGTGGCCGTGGGCGGCAAACTGCCCAACCTGAGCTACGGCGACGGTAACTTTTGGTCGGTGAACGACAACTTCTGCGTGCCCGATTCGGTGTACGATGCCACCACCAACCCCGACGGCAAGCACAAGTTGGCCAAGCTGGTGCGCATGTGCCAGGCCCTGCGCGACGCCACGGCGGCCTACTGCATCCCGCTGACCTCGGGCAAGGACTCGATGAAAAACGACTTCAAAGCCGACGGCGTGAAGATTTCGGTGCCGCCCACGGTGCTGTACTCCATGACGGCCAAGCTGGACGACGTGCGCCACACCATCACCTCCGACTTCAAGCAGGCCGACGACGTGGTGTACCTGCTGGGCGAAACCTACGACGAGCTGGGCGGCTCGGAGTTCTACCAGCTCTTCGGTGAGCTGGGCGCCAATGTGCCCAAAGTGCGGTTCGAGCAGGCCAAAGCCTTGTATATCCTCATGGGCGATGCCAACGACCAGAACCTGATTCAGAGCTGCCACGACTTGTCGGATGGCGGCTTGGCGGTGGCGCTGGCGGAGGCTACGTTCGGCTACGGTTTCGGGGCCGAGGTGGAATTGCCGGAAGGCTTGCCGGTGCACGTGCAGCTGTTTTCGGAGTCGCACTCCCGGTTTGTGGCCACGGTGGCGCCCGAAGATGTGGTGGCCTTTGAGCAGCACTTCGGCGGGCGCGCCACGCGCCTGGGCCGGGTCACGCCGGACGGGCAGCTGACGGTGCGGCAGGCGGGCAAAACCATCATTTCGGCCAGCACGGCGGCTTTGCGCCACGAGTGGACCAACGGTCCGGTAAACCGCATTATCGGCTTCGGCCACCACGAAGCCGCGCTCTAA